TGGTTCTTGACTGCGAGACTACTGGCCTGAATATCGCCAAGGATCAAATCATCTCCATAGGGGCTGTGAGAATCGTCGGAAATAAGCTCATGACTAGCGAGCGTCTAGAGCTACTCATCAAACCAGACAAAGAGCTATCAGCAGAAAGCGTCAAAATTCATCGACTTCGTGAGCTTGATCTTGTTAATGGCTTAGCCCCAGAAATTGCAATCGCCAAGCTAATGCATTTCATCGGCAGCCGTCCCATTGTCGGCTACTACCTCGAGTTTGATGTGGCAATGCTTAATAAAGTCATCTGGCGCATGCTTGGCCAGGGACTCCCCCAAGAAAAAATTGAGGTTTCGGAAATGTACTACGAGTATAAAAATGCTCAACTACCGATCAATGAACGTGGTCAAATGATTGACCTGCGCTTTGAAACGCTGATGAAAGATTTGAGCTTGCCTGTGCGCGATGCGCATGATGCCCTCAATGATGCTGTTATGACTGGGCTAGCTTTTGTGAAGCTACGTCAATTACTGAGGCAATAAAAAACCAGGATTGCT
This genomic interval from Polynucleobacter necessarius contains the following:
- a CDS encoding 3'-5' exonuclease, which encodes MNRLVPGPIKRLYNAVWREWLIYHLADERYKFMFDPPPPDEWVVLDCETTGLNIAKDQIISIGAVRIVGNKLMTSERLELLIKPDKELSAESVKIHRLRELDLVNGLAPEIAIAKLMHFIGSRPIVGYYLEFDVAMLNKVIWRMLGQGLPQEKIEVSEMYYEYKNAQLPINERGQMIDLRFETLMKDLSLPVRDAHDALNDAVMTGLAFVKLRQLLRQ